The Rhodoflexus caldus region ATTAGGCGGATAAAAACTATGCTCGGCATAGCTTTGTGCATAAAGCTCGAACCGTTGCCGTGCCAACAGGTTGCCCATGGCAGGTCGGTGGCGGAAATGCCGCAGTGCGTTCAGGTCAATATCGGCATTGGCAACCATGCTTTCGCCGTAACCTGCCTCAGCAAGCACAAGGCCGTTGTAGTTAATAATTTTTGATACGCCGTCGGTGGAAGCGAAGGGTATGGGAGTGCCGCCCATGCCTGCCGAGTTTGCAGAAACAACGTAAGCCATGTTCTCGATGGCACGTGCCAATTTTGCCACGTTTTTTTGTGTCAGCAGCGGGCTGCCGACTTCCGACGTATTGTGCAGAAAAATTTCCGCACCGCGCATTGCCAAGCAACGTGCAATTTCAGGATATAAAATTTCCTCGGAAGCAATGCAAGCCAGATTGCCGATGTCGGTTTTTGCAACAGGAAATACGCCTTGCAAGCCGTATATATCAAGATATTTTTCCCATACGTCGTGCGGTGTGGGTGCAAACATGGAATTCAGGCGGCGATATCGCAACACCACATCACCCGAAGGTGCAATAATAAAACTGCACTGAAAGTACAGATTGGGGAAGTGTCGGTCGGTTTCATACGCATTCCCGCTCAGGTAAATATTGTTGTCCTGCGCAAGTTGTCCCAACCATTCATACTCTTGGCCGTCGGGGGCTATGCAAGCCTTGTACAACCAGTTTTCTATACTCTCCCCCATCGGGAAGCCCGTCAGAAAGTACTCGGGCAGCACAACCAGCTTGGTATCTTTGCCGATAAAACCGATGGAGGCGCGTATTTGCTCACCGATGCGCTGTATTTCGCGCTGAATATGCGCGGTAACTTCCTCACGTGTCTGTAAACTGTTTACCGTATGACAGGTAGTTTGCAATGCAAGCGCTTTGTATATCATAGCCGGTTTTTCTGTTGTCTTGCAGCAAATAACTATTTTTTGGTGAAAGTGTCAATACATTAGGAATTTTACTTTGCCATAATTTTAGCCAAAACTATCGGGGCTTTGCATAGCGGGCAGCCAACATTTCGGCGCAGCGTTCGCCATCCATAGCGGCAGAAGCTATTCCCCCTGCATAGCCCGCTCCTTCGCCACAAGGAAACAGCCCCGCAATTTGCGGATGTTCCAGCGTTTCGCGGTTGCGAGGGATGCGCACGGGAGACGATGTGCGGCTTTCAACGCCTACAATCTGGGCTTCGTTGGTCAGGTAGCCTTTCATTTTTTTGCCGAAATCTTTGAATCCCTCGCGCAGGCGATGGGCAATCTGCACGGGCAGCACCTCATCCATGGCAACCGAAGCAAGCCCCGGCTGATAGGAGCACTCCGGCAGTGAAGCAGAAACTTTGCGGTTTACAAAATCTACCATGCGTTGGGCGGGTGCTGTTTGCCTGCCTCCGGCTATGCGACATGCGCGTTGTTCTATCTCGCTCTGAAACATCATGCCTGCCAGTTCGCCGTATTGCGCATAGGGGGCTAAATCTTCCTCATCAATGGCCACCACAATACCGGAGTTGGCAAAGCGGGAATTGCGACGGGATGGCGACATGCCATTTACAACTACCTCGCCCGGAGCAGTTGCTGCCGGAACAATGAAGCCGCCCGGGCACATGCAAAACGAAAAAACGCCTTTTTCTTTGCCTTTGTAGACAATCTGGCTGACTAACGAATAGGAAGCGGCAGGCAGAAAATCGCCGCGGGTTTCGCAATGATACTGGTAGCTGTCTATCAACGATTGCGGATGCTCTATGCGCACACCCAATGCGAACGGCTTGGACTCAATCAGCACTTGCCTGTTTTTGAGCAGATGAAAAATATCACGTGCCGAATGTCCCGTTGCCAGAATAACGCCAATGCCTTCTACTGTACTGCCGTCATGCAGCCGAACCCCTTTCATTCGGCCGTTTGCAATCACAAAGTCGGTAACTTTCGTATTAAAATGCACTTCGCCGCCTGCTTGCAAAATACTTTCGCGGATATTGGTAACAATGGCAGGCAGTTTATTGGTGCCAATGTGCGGATGCGCATCTACCAAAATTTCGGAGGTAGCGCCGTGTGCCACAAATATTTCCAAAATACGACGAAAATCGCCTCTTTTTTTGGAACGCGTGTAAAGTTTTCCGTCGGAGTAAGTACCTGCACCACCTTCGCCAAAGCAATAGTTAGATTCGGGATTGACCACATGGTCTTTGTTGATGGCTGCCAAATCGCGGCGACGGGCTCGCACATCGCTGCCGCGCTCTATCACAACCGGTTTAACACCCAATTCTATCAATCGCAAGGCGGCAAACATACCGGCAGGCCCTGCTCCTACAATAATTGCCTGAGGTGCATGGCTTACGTTCGGATAGTCCTTGCGGTATGCTATCAGCGGTTCGGGAAGTTCGTCCACATAAACTGCGGCGCTTACATTAACTTTCACTTTTTTGGCACGGGCATCAATCGAGCGGCGCAACATGCGTACAGTAACCTTGCCCTCAGCCATTGCCTGCTGCCATTGCCCTTGTCGGGTAACATATTCCGCAAAAGCCTGATTATCAAAAGCTATTTCGGGAGGTAGTACAAGGTCGAGCAGGGTTTTCATGACAGTAATTAAAAATGCAAAATTAGTTGAAACATTTTTTTCTATATCCGTTATATGGATTTAATCAAACTTTCGTTGTAACTTTATATTCATAAAACTGAACTGTGATGAACGTCTCGTTTACTACTTTTGATAAGGTTACTATGAATGACAACGCCTTTGCATATGACCTCTTGGGCATGTACATTGGAGAGTTGAAGGATTATCTGGTACAGGTAGCACCAATCATAGCTGCCAGAGATGTAGGCGCTTATCGTTTTTTGAATCATAAGGTGCGCTCAATGGTTAATACTTTGGAAGCATCTTACCTGCTGGAAGCACAAGCGAACTTACAGCAACAAATAACCAAAGGCGCTTCGCAACAAGAAATAAACGAATTGCATCAAAAATTAGTGAGCATTGTCAATCAATTGATTAAAGTTTTGGAAGAAAAGAAAAAACATTACGCAGAATTTGACAATCAACCGGCTTGATAATTATCTACTGCTCGGCGCACACTGCCGTATTTTTTGAGTAACTCCGATGCCTCTTCGTAGCTGATATTGAGTTGATTCATAACCATTCGCGTGCCTCTGTCCACCAATTTAAGGTTGCTTAGTTGCATATCCACCATTTTGTTGCCTCTTACCCTGCCTAATTGAATCATCACGGTGGTTGAAATCATATTGAGCGCCAACTTTTGGGCAGTACCGCTTTTCATGCGCGTGCTGCCTGTTACAAACTCAGGGCCTACAATGATTTCCACGGGAAACTCGGCCTCGGCAGCAACAGGTGAACCCGGATTGCAAACAATACAACCGGTCAGCAGGCCGTTCGCACGAGCAGCTTTCAACCCGCCGATTACATAAGGTGTGCGCCCCGATGCGGCAATGCCAACTACTGTATCCAATTCGTTGGGCAGATACTCGCCGATGTCTTTCCATGCCTGCTCAAAATCGTCTTCGGCAAACTCTACGGCCTTGCGGATGGCAGTATCGCCTCCGGCAATCAGCCCGACCACAAGGCCGTGTTCTACTCCATAGGTTGGCGGACATTCGGAAGCATCCACAATTCCTAAGCGACCGCTCGTGCCCGCACCAATATAGAACAACCTGCCTCCCTGTTTCATACGGGCTACAATGGCACCGATGAGTGCTTCCAACTGCGGAATGGCTTTTTCTACTGCCAAAGGAACAGTTTTATCTTCGTTGTTGATATTTACGAGCAAATCGTGGATGCTCATTTGCTCGAGGTGGTCGTAATGCGACTGTGATTCGGTTACAGATTGCATAAAATGTCTATTTTTCAGCGGTTAGTCAAAAAACAAATGTATGATAATTCGCCCAAAGTTTCAGTAATCTGCCTTTGCCATAATCAAGCACCATACGTACAGGACGCACTCCGTTCGGTAGTAGCCCAAACCTACCGTCCGATAGAGCTGATTATAGCAGATGATGGCAGCACCGACGATTCCGTCGCCAAAATCCGTGAGATATTGCCGCAAATTCCGACAGAAATAGTAGTTAAAACACTGTTCCTGCCGAAAAATATAGGCAATTGCAAGGCTTTTAACCTTGCGTGGCAAATGGCAACGGGTGATTTTATCATAGACCACGCCGCAGATGATTTATTACTTCCTGCGCATGTAGCCGGTCTGGTAGCGGCTTTTCAAAATGCTCCCCCGCATGTGGGAATTGCCTTTTCTGATGTCTGGATTGCCAATGAAGATGCCCAACCTGTGCGAACGTTTTACAAACGCGATGCAAAAGGGCAACTTGCCGAGCAAGTGCCTTCGGGTGATATCTATGCGGATTTGCTGCATCGCCACTGTGTTTGTACGCCTGCCATGATGATACGCAATGAGGTATTACAACGGCTCGGCGGCTACGACGAGAGTCTGACCTATGAAGACTACGACTTTTGGGTGCGCTCTTCCCGCGAATGGCACTACCTGTTTACCGATAACATTACGGTTGTTAAGCGGGAAGTCAGCGGCTCGCACAGCGACAAAATGTATCGGAAAGGATTCAGCCCATACCGTTACAGCACTTTGCAGGTATGCCGCAAAGCGGCTGCACTCAACCGCAATCCATCGGAAGATGCAGCCTTAGCCCGCATGGTGCGCTATCAGATGCGGCTGTGTCTGCGCCAAAGAGATTTCACCAATTTGCAAGGATTTTATGAATTGCTGCAAAAAATATCTAAAATTGGCATCGCAGACTGTTTGCTGGCCTTGCCGCTGTTATTTGTCAATCGCTTAGGATTTTCTACCGTTAAATATTAGTTTTAGGCCATTCTAAAATTGTTTTATGTCCGACTTATTCATCACCCCCAAACTGCAAAAACTGTTGCCGCGCCTGCGTGAATTCATGCGCGAAGAGGTTTACCCTTTGGAAGAGTTATTTCTTACCCGTCCATACATAGAATTAGAGCAAAACGAATTGGCGGCGCTGCGTCAGAAAGTAAAAGCAGCAGGCCTGTGGGCTCCGCATTTGTCGGAAGAAGAAGGCGGCGTCGGCCTCAATCTGACCGAGTTCGGGCAAGTCAGCGAGATATTGGGTACTTCGCCGCTGGGGCACTATGCTTTCAATTGTCAAGCACCCGATATAGGCAACATGGAGTTGCTGCACAAATACGCCTCTCCTGCACTGAAAGAGCGTTACCTGCATCCGCTGATGGAAGGCCGCATACGCTCCTGTTTTTCCATGACCGAGCCTGAGTTTGCAGGCTCAAACCCTGTGCGAATGGCAACCACTGCCGAAAAAGTTGGCGGCAATTATGTTATCAACGGTCATAAATGGTTTACCTCATCGGCAGACGGGGCGGCATTTGCCGTAGTAATGGCAGTTACCAACCCCGAAGCAGCCCCCCACGCACGGGCAAGTATGATTATTGTGCCGTTGGAAACCCCTGGATTTGTACATGTGCGCCGCATCCCGATTATGGGTGAAGCAGGCAGCGGCTACATGAGCCACAGCGAAGTTCGCTACGAAAACTGCACCGTACCCGCCGAGAATCTGGTAGGCAACGAAGGCGAAGGTTTCAAGCTGGCTCAGGAGCGATTAGGCCCCGGGCGTATCCACCACTGTATGCGCTGGATTGGCATTTGCGAGCGCGCCTTTGAGTTAATGTGCCGCTATGCTGCCCACCGCGAACTGTCGGAAAACACACCCATTGCTTCCAAGCAAATTGTACAACACTGGATAGCCGAATCGCGAGCACAGATTAATGCTGCCCGCCTAATGGTATTGCATACGGCTATGGGCATAGACCAAAAGGGCACACATGCCATGCGCGTAGAAATTTCTACCATCAAATTCTTTGTCGCCAACGTACTGATGCAGGTAGTGGACAGAGCCATTCAGACGCACGGTGCGCTGGGGATTACGGAAGACACCCTGTTGTCGTTCTGGTATCGCCACGAGCGCGGCGCACGCATCTATGACGGGCCGGACGAGGTGCACAAGTATGTAGTTGCCCGCGAAACGCTGAAAGACTACGGCATAAAAATTTAATTTGATTGGCAAAATCTGATATTTGCCTTTGAAAAAACCAACAACACATGGCCGAACGCAGCAGTATTTTTGATATGATAGGCCCTGTTATGATAGGGCCTTCCAGTTCCCATACGGCGGGGGTGGTGCGTATCGGGCGCACTGCCACCAACATTCTGGGACATATTCCCGACAAAGCCGAAATTACTTTTTACAACTCATTTGCCCGCACCTACGAAGGGCACGGCAGCGACCGTGCCATCATAGCCGGATTGCTGGACTTCCCGACAGATGACATCCGCATCCGCGATTCGTTCCAATATGCAGAGGCACAGGGCTTGCAATACTCCTTTAAAACCGTGGGTAATGCTTCTACCTTTCACCCCAATACCATTAAACTCAACCTTTGGCACAACAATGAATCGCTGGAACTGATAGGCATCAGCAAAGGCGGCGGCATTATCGGCATTGAAGAAGTCAATGGCTTTGTTGCCAATTTGAGCGCAACGCTGCATACGCTGATTATTCTGGCAGATGATGTAAAAGGAACTATTGCATTCATTGCCAGCATTTTAGCTAACGAAGACTGCAATATTGCCACCATGTCGGTTTCGCGCAAAGGCAAAAATGATATGGCATGTCATTTTGTGGAAATGGATTCGCCGCCGCGTGCGCTTACCATAGACTACATTCGCAGTCTGCCTTGGGTGAAAAAAGTTAATATGCTCATGCCGATAGATTAACCATAAAACATTTCGGAGGGTTTTAACGTATGGTAACTTTGAGTTTAATTTGCAAAGCGTCTCAATTTTACCTCACTTGACTTTTTGGGCTTAGGGTAACTTTTTCCTATCTCAGATTCATAGAAGCGAAAGTACTGTATCTATGATTGTATTATTTTCACGCTTTTTAAAAAAATGTTACCGGAAAAAATGTACACTTTCATGCGCCTGACGGCTGCCATTCTCTGTTTCTTCTGTACCTCTCTTATCGCCAACGCACAAGACAACCGATGGGACTTACAACGTTGCATCAACTACGCAGTAGAGAACAACCTCCAACTGAAAGTATCCCTACTAAACATTGAGGCCAATGAGGTAGCGCTGTTGCAGTCAAAAATGGCACGCCTGCCCAACCTCAACATGAACGCCAACCAGCAATGGAACCAAGGCCGCTCTATTGACTTCTTTACCAACCAGTTTACCAACCAATCGGTTGCCAACTTCAACGCAGGTCTAAATACGAGCGTTACCGTTTTCAATGGCTTTCGCCTGAACAACACCATTAAACAAAACGCTGCCGCGCTGGAAGCCAGTCGTTTAGACGTGGCACAGGCCAAAAATGACCTGATGCTGAACATCATAAGTGCTTACCTGCAAATACTTTTCAACAAAGAACTGCTCGACGTGGCACGTACACAGTTGGCCAATACCGAAGAGCAACTGACGCGAACTATGAATCTCATTAAAGCAGGTTCTTTGGCAGAAGCCAGCCAATATGATGTGATTTCGCAAAAAGCCAATGACGAAAACCGCATCACTATTGCAGAAAACAACTTAGATATTGCCATTGTCAGGCTCAAATTACTTCTGCAATTGCCTATTGAAACACCTTTTGAAGTAGTAGTACCTCCCCTGCCTGACCCCGCGGAGTCGGATGTAATTATGCCGGCGGCAGAAATTTTCGCCATTGCACAGGGAATACAGCCCAACGTGATGAGTGCGGATAAAAACATTGAAGTGGCGCGCTACGGTATAGACTTGGCAAGAGGTAATGCCATGCCTACGCTATCCATCTTTGGTTCTTTACTGTCGGGTACATCCAGCCAAACACGCACCAATACTTTCGGTATGCCGGTAGCGACTATTATTGGTTTTCTGACCGACAACCCCACACAAACCGTTTCAACCATTCAAAACAGAGTGGTTAGCAGCGAACGCACGCCTTACTTTGAGCAATTGCAAAACAACCTCCGCAACAGTATCGGTTTTCAGGTGCAAATACCCATTTTTAACCGCTATCAAGTGCGCGCGGGTATTGCCAACGCTAAGATACAGTACAACCGCAGCGTACTGCAATCGCAGGTTGTACGCAATCAATTGCGCCAAACCATTGAACAAGCCTATGCCGATGCCAAAGCCGCTCAAAAGCAATTTATTGCTAATAAAACCCGTGTAAAATCGTTGGAGGAATCATTTCGGGTAGTAGACCAGCGCTTTGCGGCCGGTGCCGCCAATTCGTTGGATTATGCGCTGGCGAGAAACAACCTCAACATTGCCCAGTCTGACTTGGTGCGCTCCAAATTTGACTATATTTTCCGCCTGAAAATCCTCGATTTTTATGCAGGAAAAGAACTGAAACTCTAATCGAAAACCTACCATTTCCAATTAAACGATGGCGAAGCGAAATAACAACCGACTTTACATTATCGGCGGCATTGTGCTTGTGGTGCTCATAGTATTTGCAGCAATTGCCCGCCGCCAAGGCTGGATTGGCAAAGAAAAGCCGATTGAGGTCATTCTAACCAAAGTAAAAAGAACCGATATTATCGAAAAAATAAGTGCATCAGGCAAAGTACAACCTGAAACCGAAGTGAAAATATCTCCTTTGGTTTCAGGTGAAGTTATCGATGTGCTCATCAAAGAAGGCGACTCGGTAACGGTTGGGCAGGTTTTGGTAAAAATTAAACCCGATAACCTCCGTTCGGTATTAGACCGCGTTCAGGCCAACCTCAATACCCAACGGGCGAATCTTTCACAAGCAAAAGCGCGGGTAGAGCAGGCCAAGGCGCAACTCATCCGCCGCAAACAGGAGTTAGACCGCACCAAAGTTCTGCACGCCCAAAAAGCCGTCTCCGATTCGGAACTGGAAACGGCTGTTACTAACTACGAAGTGGCACAGGCAGACCTTAAATCGGCAGAGCAAAGCGTAGAAGCTGCCCGATTTACCGTTATGAGTGCCGAAGCCCAAGTAAAAGAGGCCAGTGAAAACCTTTCGTTTACGACCATTACCGCACCCATGAGCGGTATTGTTTCCAAACTAAGTATTGAAAAAGGTGAGCGCGTAGTGGGTACTTCCCAAATGGCCGGTACCGAACTGCTGCGCATTGCAGACCTCAACACGATGGAAGTGCGGGTAGATGTGAACGAAAACGACATCATACGCGTCAATAAAGGCGACTCGGTAATTGTTGAGGTAGATTCGTACTCCTTTCAGGGAATGAAATTTGCAGGTATTGTAACCAAAATTGCCAACAGTGCCAAAGAAACACCGGGACAATCATTAGATGCCATCACCGAGTTTGAGGTGCGCATCCGCATATTGCGCAGTTCCTACGAACAACTCATCAAAGAACGCAAAGGTGAAGAACCGTTTCGCCC contains the following coding sequences:
- a CDS encoding nitrilase-related carbon-nitrogen hydrolase, which produces MIYKALALQTTCHTVNSLQTREEVTAHIQREIQRIGEQIRASIGFIGKDTKLVVLPEYFLTGFPMGESIENWLYKACIAPDGQEYEWLGQLAQDNNIYLSGNAYETDRHFPNLYFQCSFIIAPSGDVVLRYRRLNSMFAPTPHDVWEKYLDIYGLQGVFPVAKTDIGNLACIASEEILYPEIARCLAMRGAEIFLHNTSEVGSPLLTQKNVAKLARAIENMAYVVSANSAGMGGTPIPFASTDGVSKIINYNGLVLAEAGYGESMVANADIDLNALRHFRHRPAMGNLLARQRFELYAQSYAEHSFYPPNTLLVQDPDRQHFIRTQLSVIERLDKLGIFQAN
- a CDS encoding NAD(P)/FAD-dependent oxidoreductase, translating into MKTLLDLVLPPEIAFDNQAFAEYVTRQGQWQQAMAEGKVTVRMLRRSIDARAKKVKVNVSAAVYVDELPEPLIAYRKDYPNVSHAPQAIIVGAGPAGMFAALRLIELGVKPVVIERGSDVRARRRDLAAINKDHVVNPESNYCFGEGGAGTYSDGKLYTRSKKRGDFRRILEIFVAHGATSEILVDAHPHIGTNKLPAIVTNIRESILQAGGEVHFNTKVTDFVIANGRMKGVRLHDGSTVEGIGVILATGHSARDIFHLLKNRQVLIESKPFALGVRIEHPQSLIDSYQYHCETRGDFLPAASYSLVSQIVYKGKEKGVFSFCMCPGGFIVPAATAPGEVVVNGMSPSRRNSRFANSGIVVAIDEEDLAPYAQYGELAGMMFQSEIEQRACRIAGGRQTAPAQRMVDFVNRKVSASLPECSYQPGLASVAMDEVLPVQIAHRLREGFKDFGKKMKGYLTNEAQIVGVESRTSSPVRIPRNRETLEHPQIAGLFPCGEGAGYAGGIASAAMDGERCAEMLAARYAKPR
- the murQ gene encoding N-acetylmuramic acid 6-phosphate etherase, coding for MQSVTESQSHYDHLEQMSIHDLLVNINNEDKTVPLAVEKAIPQLEALIGAIVARMKQGGRLFYIGAGTSGRLGIVDASECPPTYGVEHGLVVGLIAGGDTAIRKAVEFAEDDFEQAWKDIGEYLPNELDTVVGIAASGRTPYVIGGLKAARANGLLTGCIVCNPGSPVAAEAEFPVEIIVGPEFVTGSTRMKSGTAQKLALNMISTTVMIQLGRVRGNKMVDMQLSNLKLVDRGTRMVMNQLNISYEEASELLKKYGSVRRAVDNYQAG
- a CDS encoding glycosyltransferase family 2 protein produces the protein MYDNSPKVSVICLCHNQAPYVQDALRSVVAQTYRPIELIIADDGSTDDSVAKIREILPQIPTEIVVKTLFLPKNIGNCKAFNLAWQMATGDFIIDHAADDLLLPAHVAGLVAAFQNAPPHVGIAFSDVWIANEDAQPVRTFYKRDAKGQLAEQVPSGDIYADLLHRHCVCTPAMMIRNEVLQRLGGYDESLTYEDYDFWVRSSREWHYLFTDNITVVKREVSGSHSDKMYRKGFSPYRYSTLQVCRKAAALNRNPSEDAALARMVRYQMRLCLRQRDFTNLQGFYELLQKISKIGIADCLLALPLLFVNRLGFSTVKY
- a CDS encoding acyl-CoA dehydrogenase family protein; the protein is MSDLFITPKLQKLLPRLREFMREEVYPLEELFLTRPYIELEQNELAALRQKVKAAGLWAPHLSEEEGGVGLNLTEFGQVSEILGTSPLGHYAFNCQAPDIGNMELLHKYASPALKERYLHPLMEGRIRSCFSMTEPEFAGSNPVRMATTAEKVGGNYVINGHKWFTSSADGAAFAVVMAVTNPEAAPHARASMIIVPLETPGFVHVRRIPIMGEAGSGYMSHSEVRYENCTVPAENLVGNEGEGFKLAQERLGPGRIHHCMRWIGICERAFELMCRYAAHRELSENTPIASKQIVQHWIAESRAQINAARLMVLHTAMGIDQKGTHAMRVEISTIKFFVANVLMQVVDRAIQTHGALGITEDTLLSFWYRHERGARIYDGPDEVHKYVVARETLKDYGIKI
- the sdaAB gene encoding L-serine ammonia-lyase, iron-sulfur-dependent subunit beta, with the protein product MAERSSIFDMIGPVMIGPSSSHTAGVVRIGRTATNILGHIPDKAEITFYNSFARTYEGHGSDRAIIAGLLDFPTDDIRIRDSFQYAEAQGLQYSFKTVGNASTFHPNTIKLNLWHNNESLELIGISKGGGIIGIEEVNGFVANLSATLHTLIILADDVKGTIAFIASILANEDCNIATMSVSRKGKNDMACHFVEMDSPPRALTIDYIRSLPWVKKVNMLMPID
- a CDS encoding TolC family protein, with protein sequence MLPEKMYTFMRLTAAILCFFCTSLIANAQDNRWDLQRCINYAVENNLQLKVSLLNIEANEVALLQSKMARLPNLNMNANQQWNQGRSIDFFTNQFTNQSVANFNAGLNTSVTVFNGFRLNNTIKQNAAALEASRLDVAQAKNDLMLNIISAYLQILFNKELLDVARTQLANTEEQLTRTMNLIKAGSLAEASQYDVISQKANDENRITIAENNLDIAIVRLKLLLQLPIETPFEVVVPPLPDPAESDVIMPAAEIFAIAQGIQPNVMSADKNIEVARYGIDLARGNAMPTLSIFGSLLSGTSSQTRTNTFGMPVATIIGFLTDNPTQTVSTIQNRVVSSERTPYFEQLQNNLRNSIGFQVQIPIFNRYQVRAGIANAKIQYNRSVLQSQVVRNQLRQTIEQAYADAKAAQKQFIANKTRVKSLEESFRVVDQRFAAGAANSLDYALARNNLNIAQSDLVRSKFDYIFRLKILDFYAGKELKL
- a CDS encoding efflux RND transporter periplasmic adaptor subunit: MAKRNNNRLYIIGGIVLVVLIVFAAIARRQGWIGKEKPIEVILTKVKRTDIIEKISASGKVQPETEVKISPLVSGEVIDVLIKEGDSVTVGQVLVKIKPDNLRSVLDRVQANLNTQRANLSQAKARVEQAKAQLIRRKQELDRTKVLHAQKAVSDSELETAVTNYEVAQADLKSAEQSVEAARFTVMSAEAQVKEASENLSFTTITAPMSGIVSKLSIEKGERVVGTSQMAGTELLRIADLNTMEVRVDVNENDIIRVNKGDSVIVEVDSYSFQGMKFAGIVTKIANSAKETPGQSLDAITEFEVRIRILRSSYEQLIKERKGEEPFRPGMTANVEIITDRKNGVLAVPLASVTTRADKKEAGTSTTASANDPNTPQASRDTKKSTIKEAIREVVFVNADGKAKMVEVKTGISDFENIEIVSGLKEGDEIVSGPFLAVSKTLKDGDAITQAKEDSKKDKKQ